Proteins co-encoded in one Longimicrobiales bacterium genomic window:
- a CDS encoding sensor domain-containing diguanylate cyclase, whose translation MRPVVLTACMFALLLAVALAVRLTANGTVLQGGLLVAAPLLTVLFAVRAARPLSAAAGRGWKLFAAAGTVAALSAAVRLVDAEGGWSDVAGGAHLFGYALLLAALAIQLRPSADARPAESMLDGSLLATAACVLVLHWAPGATLVVGREVRFTIIEQLVLSVLPAVALCVLTLGALIMMRRPLFLPRLALGAGAAILSFGVLPAVLGRALCCDGSSPAAFAVIGGWGLIAVAAAAQTGRDYPADETLGPPLRNATPVLVAGVMGALALQALLRPVSPLVGVAIGLLGAMLALRSAQLLRMMRNLPAERRALAQSRALVDLSRALAQTRDVDETLALVSRWACQLLGADAAGIELLEGGGNTLVCRATYGLPDELIGMRFSVDGSFSGWVTTHARPRATDNVDADPFVSQASLPYIQGACMAAAPMRYRSLMLGALTCIGRHPFSAEDLELLGALGDQAAIAIENARLFQQVHVLSYTDPLTGLANRRQLERDIGREFAAARRGRMLVGVMFDLDNFKDYNDTFGHVAGDAALRAFGTVLARETRAMNLAARYGGDEFFVLLADATEAEAAVFVQRVLSRYREEVRMLGHDVIEAAAGFAAYQPEMRAPESLIEAADRALYASKRERARSS comes from the coding sequence GTGCGCCCGGTCGTGCTCACGGCATGCATGTTTGCACTGCTGCTGGCCGTCGCGCTGGCGGTGCGCCTGACTGCGAACGGCACTGTGCTTCAGGGTGGACTGCTCGTTGCCGCGCCACTGCTCACGGTGCTGTTCGCCGTACGCGCAGCGCGGCCCCTGTCCGCTGCGGCCGGTCGCGGCTGGAAGCTCTTTGCAGCGGCCGGCACGGTCGCGGCGCTCTCGGCCGCGGTGCGTCTCGTGGACGCGGAGGGTGGCTGGAGCGACGTCGCCGGCGGCGCCCACCTGTTCGGCTATGCCCTGCTGCTCGCAGCCCTCGCGATCCAGCTCCGGCCGTCTGCCGACGCGCGCCCGGCCGAAAGCATGCTCGACGGCTCGCTGCTCGCCACCGCCGCGTGCGTGCTGGTGCTGCACTGGGCGCCCGGCGCAACGCTGGTTGTCGGCCGCGAAGTGCGCTTCACGATCATCGAGCAGCTGGTTCTGTCCGTGCTCCCGGCCGTCGCGCTGTGCGTGCTCACGCTCGGTGCGCTCATCATGATGCGACGGCCGCTCTTCCTGCCCCGTCTCGCACTCGGTGCCGGCGCCGCCATCCTCTCGTTCGGCGTGCTGCCGGCCGTGCTCGGCCGGGCGCTGTGCTGCGATGGCTCCTCACCCGCCGCATTCGCGGTGATCGGTGGCTGGGGCCTGATCGCGGTCGCTGCGGCCGCGCAGACCGGACGCGACTACCCGGCGGACGAGACGCTGGGGCCTCCGCTGCGCAATGCGACGCCGGTCCTGGTTGCGGGCGTCATGGGTGCGCTCGCGCTGCAGGCGCTGCTGCGGCCCGTGTCTCCCCTCGTCGGTGTCGCAATCGGCCTGCTCGGCGCAATGCTCGCGCTCCGGTCCGCCCAGCTGCTGCGCATGATGCGCAACCTGCCCGCCGAACGGCGCGCACTCGCGCAGAGCCGGGCACTGGTCGACCTCAGCCGTGCCCTGGCGCAGACGCGCGATGTCGATGAGACGCTGGCACTGGTCAGCCGCTGGGCGTGCCAGCTCCTCGGTGCGGACGCCGCCGGGATCGAGCTGCTGGAAGGCGGCGGCAACACGCTGGTCTGCCGCGCAACCTATGGCCTGCCCGACGAACTGATCGGGATGCGCTTCTCGGTCGATGGCAGCTTCTCGGGGTGGGTGACCACGCACGCGCGACCGCGCGCGACCGACAACGTGGATGCGGATCCGTTCGTCAGCCAGGCGAGCCTGCCGTACATCCAGGGCGCCTGCATGGCCGCCGCGCCCATGCGCTACCGCTCGCTGATGCTCGGCGCCCTCACCTGCATCGGCAGACATCCGTTCTCCGCCGAGGACCTCGAGCTCCTCGGCGCGCTCGGTGACCAGGCGGCAATTGCGATCGAGAACGCACGCCTGTTCCAGCAGGTGCACGTGCTGTCCTACACGGACCCGCTCACCGGACTCGCCAACCGCCGTCAGCTCGAGCGGGATATCGGCCGGGAGTTCGCTGCTGCGCGCCGCGGCCGCATGCTGGTCGGCGTGATGTTCGACCTCGACAATTTCAAGGACTACAACGACACCTTCGGCCACGTGGCGGGCGACGCCGCGCTGCGTGCGTTCGGTACCGTGCTCGCGCGCGAGACGCGTGCAATGAACCTGGCCGCACGCTACGGCGGCGACGAGTTCTTCGTCCTGCTGGCGGATGCGACGGAAGCGGAAGCCGCCGTCTTCGTGCAGCGCGTGCTGAGCCGGTACCGCGAAGAGGTGCGGATGCTCGGGCACGATGTGATCGAGGCCGCGGCGGGGTTTGCTGCCTACCAGCCGGAGATGCGCGCGCCGGAGTCGCTGATCGAGGCGGCCGACCGCGCGCTGTACGCGTCCAAGCGGGAGCGCGCGCGCAGTTCCTGA
- a CDS encoding GNAT family N-acetyltransferase produces MRSAEDALTIRPLETPEELRACVRLQEATWGPGFSEKVPYAVLWFTRRIGGVLIGAFSDDELVGYVFGVTGWRDGRPVHWSDMLAVRKDVRDRGIGMQLKRAQREALLSAGVTLAQWTFEPLESRNAHLNLVRLGGVVRTYERDVYGESDSPLHGVIGTDRLIVDWDLDSARVERRLAREHAPRFDAASLPVINAVEVRAGIPACGALDTGRTDEAIALLVPADLDRVRSSDRYAARTWRECTRTAFEAYLGRGYVVTELVRRDEHVSAYVLERDFTG; encoded by the coding sequence GTGCGGTCTGCTGAAGACGCTCTGACGATCCGGCCACTCGAGACGCCGGAGGAACTGCGCGCCTGCGTCAGGCTGCAGGAGGCGACATGGGGGCCGGGCTTCAGCGAGAAGGTGCCCTACGCGGTGCTGTGGTTCACGAGACGCATCGGGGGTGTGCTGATCGGCGCATTCTCGGACGACGAACTCGTCGGTTACGTCTTCGGCGTCACGGGGTGGCGTGATGGCCGGCCTGTCCACTGGTCGGACATGCTCGCCGTGCGGAAGGATGTGCGTGATCGCGGGATCGGCATGCAGCTCAAGCGCGCGCAGCGCGAGGCGCTGCTCAGCGCAGGTGTCACACTCGCGCAGTGGACCTTCGAGCCGCTCGAGTCGCGCAACGCCCACCTCAACCTCGTGCGGCTCGGCGGGGTCGTGCGCACCTATGAACGCGACGTCTACGGCGAGTCCGACTCGCCGCTGCACGGCGTGATCGGCACGGATCGACTGATCGTGGACTGGGACCTGGACAGTGCACGTGTCGAGCGCAGGCTCGCGCGCGAGCACGCCCCCCGCTTCGATGCGGCATCACTTCCCGTGATCAATGCAGTCGAGGTGCGGGCAGGCATCCCTGCATGCGGTGCGCTCGACACCGGCAGGACCGACGAGGCGATCGCATTGCTCGTCCCCGCCGACCTCGACCGCGTGCGCTCGAGCGACAGGTACGCGGCGCGCACGTGGCGCGAATGCACGCGCACCGCGTTCGAGGCATACCTCGGCCGTGGCTATGTGGTGACCGAGCTGGTGCGCAGGGATGAGCACGTGAGCGCATACGTGCTGGAGCGCGACTTCACGGGCTGA
- a CDS encoding M20 family metallopeptidase produces MSTASTLDHDRAAVTAALGMTWDEARQRVLSRLGTYVAQESPSAHAALLDSLASTVAADLRAAGATVTSRQAAGLGTNLVADVRGEVDDAPVLLLAHLDTVHPVGAFGTGALRVEGERAIGPGVYDMKGGAALLVEALTLLHERGERPRRPVRFLVTCDEEIGSHSSRALIEEHARTAAAVLVPEPSMPDGGVKTRRKGVATYRLETTGQAAHAGIDPGLGISASHELARQLVDVFALADHARGTTINVGVLGAGTASNVIPANAWATIDVRIAEPAEGERVHKSLLSLQPHDARTQVHVRRTEHRGPLVRTPGVVALYEKARDVAATLGQELGEGATGGGSDGSLAASVGAAVLDGLGPRGAGAHTLDEHVLIEDLPFRLALLCGLLKTL; encoded by the coding sequence ATGAGCACTGCATCAACGCTGGACCACGATCGCGCGGCAGTGACCGCCGCGCTGGGAATGACCTGGGACGAGGCGCGCCAGCGCGTGCTGTCGCGGCTCGGGACGTATGTCGCCCAGGAGAGCCCGAGCGCGCACGCGGCATTGCTCGATTCACTTGCGTCCACTGTTGCGGCCGACCTGCGCGCCGCCGGTGCGACAGTGACGTCGCGCCAGGCGGCGGGCCTGGGCACGAACCTGGTCGCCGACGTGCGGGGCGAAGTCGACGATGCGCCCGTCCTGCTGCTCGCCCATCTCGACACGGTTCATCCCGTGGGTGCATTCGGTACCGGTGCGTTGCGCGTGGAGGGCGAGCGTGCGATCGGGCCGGGCGTGTATGACATGAAGGGTGGTGCCGCACTGCTCGTCGAAGCACTGACGCTGCTGCACGAGCGCGGGGAAAGGCCGCGGCGGCCAGTCCGCTTTCTCGTCACGTGCGACGAGGAGATCGGCTCGCACAGCTCGCGCGCGCTGATCGAGGAGCATGCGCGCACGGCTGCGGCGGTGCTCGTGCCCGAGCCCTCGATGCCGGACGGTGGTGTGAAGACGCGCCGCAAGGGCGTGGCCACGTACCGGCTCGAGACGACAGGCCAGGCGGCACATGCCGGCATCGATCCCGGCCTCGGGATCAGCGCATCGCACGAGCTGGCCCGGCAACTGGTAGACGTGTTCGCGCTCGCGGACCACGCGCGTGGCACGACCATCAATGTCGGCGTGCTGGGAGCGGGCACCGCGAGCAACGTGATCCCCGCGAACGCGTGGGCAACGATCGACGTCCGCATCGCGGAGCCGGCAGAGGGAGAGCGCGTGCACAAGTCGCTCCTCTCGCTGCAGCCGCACGACGCGCGCACGCAGGTCCATGTGCGTCGCACGGAGCATCGCGGACCGCTCGTGCGCACCCCGGGCGTCGTTGCGCTCTACGAAAAGGCCCGCGATGTCGCTGCCACGCTCGGCCAGGAACTGGGCGAAGGCGCGACCGGCGGCGGCAGTGACGGCTCGCTCGCGGCCTCGGTCGGTGCCGCAGTGCTCGATGGCCTCGGCCCACGCGGTGCGGGCGCGCACACGCTCGATGAGCATGTACTCATCGAGGACCTCCCCTTTCGGCTCGCGCTCCTGTGCGGTCTGCTGAAGACGCTCTGA
- a CDS encoding heterodisulfide reductase-related iron-sulfur binding cluster, translating into MSSRDAATSLPAGAMAERTGTALDVLRAEEERLLACVHCGFCLNACPTYTRLGDEADSPRGRLVLMRAVAEGRLEADSEAFARHIDQCLGCRACETVCPSGVEYGFLLERARTVIAAEQGTGWLTRMLLAGFANRSASFASSGLGRLLRAGGLAGALARLTPLRFGTVRTGLAMLAATRPWPALRRGSSDAGLQHQQREPVSTGPVQSTALGQPGEPLGPDSPAGDNYEFADPHARAGEVPMGTGMGEMTEAGDVAGAARPRVAILRGCVQDGLFGRVNEATLRVLRANGCEIVDVPEQACCGALHAHSGKLGDAHDLARRNIAAYEAAGIDYVIVNAAGCGAMMKEYGAQLERDPEWRERAARFSTRVRDLFEFLVERGVSAGAPLPLRVTYDAPCHLHHGQRITRAPLDVLASIPSLELVPLEDAEECCGGAGVYGIQHPELGGRIVNDKLDAIARTGAQVVVTPNPGCIMQIGAGLVLRGDDRPVLHPIELLDESYRRAGVTGE; encoded by the coding sequence TGCGTGCACTGCGGTTTCTGCCTGAATGCATGTCCGACGTACACCAGACTCGGTGACGAGGCGGACTCGCCGCGGGGCCGGCTTGTCCTGATGCGGGCGGTCGCGGAAGGTCGCCTGGAAGCGGACTCCGAGGCGTTTGCCCGCCACATCGATCAGTGTCTCGGCTGCCGTGCCTGTGAGACCGTCTGTCCGTCGGGGGTCGAATACGGCTTTCTGCTGGAGCGGGCGCGTACCGTGATCGCCGCCGAGCAGGGCACGGGCTGGCTCACCAGGATGCTGCTGGCCGGCTTTGCGAACCGCAGCGCGTCCTTTGCCAGTTCCGGCCTGGGTCGGCTGCTGCGGGCCGGTGGGCTGGCCGGCGCGCTCGCGCGGCTGACGCCGCTCAGGTTTGGAACGGTCCGCACCGGCCTCGCGATGCTCGCAGCGACGCGGCCCTGGCCTGCACTGCGGCGCGGCTCGTCGGATGCGGGGCTGCAGCACCAGCAGCGCGAGCCGGTGTCCACCGGGCCGGTGCAGAGTACCGCGCTGGGGCAGCCGGGCGAACCGCTGGGGCCCGACAGCCCGGCCGGTGACAACTACGAGTTTGCGGACCCGCACGCCCGTGCCGGTGAGGTGCCGATGGGTACCGGCATGGGCGAGATGACGGAGGCGGGGGATGTGGCGGGTGCCGCGCGTCCACGCGTCGCAATTCTGCGCGGGTGTGTCCAGGACGGCCTGTTCGGCCGCGTCAATGAAGCGACGCTGCGCGTGCTGCGCGCGAACGGCTGTGAGATCGTGGATGTGCCGGAACAGGCATGCTGCGGCGCGCTGCACGCGCATTCGGGCAAGCTCGGTGACGCGCACGACCTCGCGCGCCGCAACATCGCCGCATACGAGGCCGCAGGCATCGACTACGTCATCGTGAACGCTGCCGGCTGCGGCGCCATGATGAAGGAGTACGGGGCGCAGCTCGAGCGCGACCCCGAATGGCGCGAGCGGGCGGCACGCTTCTCGACCAGGGTGCGCGACCTGTTCGAGTTCCTCGTCGAGCGAGGCGTGAGCGCGGGAGCACCGCTGCCGCTGCGCGTGACGTACGACGCACCCTGTCATCTGCATCACGGGCAGCGCATCACGCGTGCGCCCCTGGACGTGCTCGCGTCGATCCCGTCACTGGAGCTGGTGCCACTGGAGGATGCGGAGGAGTGCTGTGGCGGTGCCGGAGTGTACGGCATCCAGCACCCCGAGCTCGGCGGCCGCATCGTCAACGACAAGCTGGACGCGATCGCGCGAACGGGCGCGCAGGTCGTCGTCACGCCGAACCCGGGCTGCATCATGCAGATCGGTGCCGGCCTGGTGTTGCGGGGCGACGACCGGCCCGTGCTGCACCCGATCGAGTTGCTGGACGAGAGCTACCGTCGTGCGGGAGTGACAGGCGAGTGA